From a region of the Actinomycetota bacterium genome:
- a CDS encoding alpha/beta hydrolase, with amino-acid sequence MRGTAVLVHGMWSSPADWRWVAERLRDNDVEVVVPDLPSHRTGSAGLTADAAEVRRIIASARPPVVAVGWSYGCAVIDEAAAEEPSVTHLVYIAGIPNPDPGVFSPAGSEPEEDPHILVFDDGTFVLDNDWWLDEEAGTTMPSHVLAHLHEHPRRPASSATWSDPSTAAAWESIPVTFIIGRFDDLVPSDRVTWAERHFEVRTLDCDHFIIFREAGFVADVVIEKLDDARRSGMTSDGSREPA; translated from the coding sequence ATGCGGGGGACTGCTGTCTTGGTTCATGGGATGTGGTCAAGTCCGGCTGACTGGCGGTGGGTCGCCGAACGCTTACGCGACAACGACGTCGAGGTTGTTGTCCCCGACCTACCGTCGCATCGAACAGGATCCGCTGGGCTGACGGCCGACGCCGCCGAGGTGCGCCGCATCATTGCGAGCGCTCGGCCGCCTGTCGTCGCCGTCGGCTGGTCGTACGGATGCGCCGTGATCGACGAAGCGGCGGCGGAGGAGCCGTCCGTCACGCATCTGGTGTACATCGCCGGCATCCCGAACCCGGATCCAGGCGTGTTCTCGCCGGCTGGATCCGAGCCGGAGGAAGACCCGCATATCCTGGTGTTCGACGACGGCACGTTCGTCCTCGATAACGACTGGTGGCTCGATGAAGAAGCCGGTACGACGATGCCAAGCCACGTCCTGGCGCATCTTCACGAGCACCCACGGCGTCCGGCGAGTTCGGCGACATGGTCCGACCCCTCTACCGCCGCAGCGTGGGAGTCCATCCCCGTGACCTTCATTATCGGACGGTTTGACGACCTGGTCCCGAGCGACCGGGTGACCTGGGCCGAGCGTCATTTTGAGGTCCGGACACTGGATTGCGACCACTTCATCATCTTTCGGGAGGCAGGATTCGTCGCCGATGTTGTGATCGAGAAGCTCGACGATGCGCGTCGGTCAGGCATGACCAGCGACGGATCGAGAGAGCCTGCGTAG